One genomic segment of Lysobacter sp. 5GHs7-4 includes these proteins:
- the hrpA gene encoding ATP-dependent RNA helicase HrpA, with protein sequence MKNEHSRQTPADDASAQNASAALRQARRAIDGALSRDRGRLHGLWSRWSGKPGDAAARDAFTQALAVSVAQREARAAALPSAPVEPSLPIAAEAERIVELIRKHPVVVIAGETGSGKTTQLPKLCLAAGRGAAGMIGCTQPRRIAARAVARRVAEELNTPVGGAVGYQVRFNENVGERTAIKFMTDGILLAEIQSDRWLSAYDTILIDEAHERSLNIDFLLGYLKQLLKKRPDLKLIVTSATIDTERFAAHFDNAPVVSVEGRGYPVNVRYRPLEGEGEGETADGRSREVRQGERSVNDGIVAACDEITREDPRGDVLIFLSGEREIRDAHQALERRKYRETEVLPLYARLSVRDQDRVFNPGPKRRIVLATNVAETSLTVPRIRYVVDPGLARVKRYSPRGKLDRLHIEPVSQASADQRKGRCGRISEGTCYRLYSEADFESRSRYTDPEIRRAALAGVILRMLSLGLGSVDGRTSKRGAADDAGGAARIIEDFPFLEPPDGRAIADGWQQLTELGAVDEQRRLTAIGRSMARLPVDVKLARMLVAAQAHGCLREMIAIAAFLGIQDPRERPSDQRGAADAAHAEFADPRSEFIGILKLWDAYQSAHEALTQSKLRGWCEKHFLGFLRMREWRELHRQLKLLCEELGWASGRGDAPSARAAGDARVRDARTDAPPGHRQGGKAADDEASAYATLHRALLTGLPSQIGQRGDRGVYDGPRGRKFQLFPGSPLAKKPPPWVLAATLLDTERVWSMTNAGIEPDWAIQELPHLLARRYHDPRWARSQGRVVGSEQISLFGLVLAPKRPVHYGALFPEESRAIFARDALVAGEINTRAAFLARNLATLAKARDEEAKQRRAGLVVDEDWMAQWYLDRLPAQVHNAQALDAWYAKLSAPEKAALEWSGADLMVGGESEATRFPPYLQLGNARLAVRYRFEPGAPDDGMTVAVPLHLLNALDPAQLSWLAPGFVADKAAALIKSLPKILRRNFVPAPDFAKAFQEAHAKPEADDLAGALARFLRKLAGVEVAATDFDPGAIEAHLRMNLRLLDAIDERQPGGRKSEPAVLAESRDLDELRARFGERAARAFAARAADGLGQQGLTAFPEQPIPASVPGAAGVPAFPALHDDGDTVSLRVHAEREAALRAHPGGVRRLLTIALADKLKQARKQLPVAPKTGLLYAAIESTGPRMDKLADGGSKRDGDRLRDDLVDGALRSLFGDDDELQQVRDAAAFDARREQVARKLFPEAMERLRQAETILVAVAEARAKLESPLMGWASGNLDDMRAQLASLTPPGFLSQVPAEALREYPRYLKALALRGERALRDPVRDQARMLELKPFADALAAANSAGAASAPGWQALRWDLEELRVSLFAQELGVRGGVSPKKLANRLAQLRG encoded by the coding sequence ATGAAGAACGAACACTCCAGGCAAACACCCGCCGACGATGCTAGCGCCCAGAATGCTAGCGCCGCGTTACGCCAGGCCCGGCGCGCCATCGACGGCGCGTTGAGCCGCGACCGTGGCCGCCTGCACGGGCTGTGGTCGCGCTGGAGCGGCAAGCCCGGCGACGCGGCCGCGCGCGACGCCTTCACCCAGGCCCTGGCGGTGTCGGTGGCGCAGCGCGAGGCGCGCGCCGCGGCCTTGCCCAGCGCGCCGGTGGAGCCTTCGCTGCCGATCGCCGCCGAGGCCGAGCGCATCGTCGAGCTGATCCGCAAGCACCCGGTGGTGGTGATCGCCGGCGAGACCGGTTCGGGCAAAACCACCCAGTTGCCCAAGCTGTGCCTGGCCGCCGGGCGCGGCGCCGCCGGCATGATCGGCTGCACCCAGCCGCGCCGGATCGCGGCGCGCGCGGTGGCGCGGCGCGTGGCCGAAGAACTGAACACGCCCGTGGGCGGCGCGGTCGGCTACCAGGTGCGCTTCAACGAGAACGTCGGCGAGCGCACCGCGATCAAGTTCATGACCGACGGCATCCTGCTGGCGGAGATCCAGTCCGACCGCTGGCTGTCGGCCTACGACACCATCCTGATCGACGAGGCGCACGAGCGCAGCCTCAACATCGATTTCCTGCTCGGCTACCTCAAGCAGCTGCTGAAGAAGCGTCCCGATCTGAAACTGATCGTGACCTCGGCCACCATCGACACCGAGCGCTTCGCCGCCCATTTCGACAACGCGCCGGTGGTCAGCGTGGAAGGGCGCGGCTATCCGGTGAACGTGCGCTACCGCCCGCTGGAGGGCGAGGGCGAGGGCGAGACCGCCGATGGCCGCAGCCGCGAGGTGCGCCAGGGCGAGCGCAGCGTCAACGACGGCATCGTTGCCGCCTGCGACGAGATCACCCGCGAGGATCCGCGCGGCGACGTGCTGATCTTCCTGTCCGGCGAGCGCGAGATCCGCGACGCCCACCAGGCGCTGGAGCGGCGCAAGTACCGCGAGACCGAAGTGCTGCCGCTGTACGCGCGGCTGTCGGTGCGCGACCAGGACCGGGTGTTCAACCCCGGCCCCAAGCGCCGCATCGTGCTGGCGACCAACGTCGCCGAGACCTCGCTGACGGTGCCGCGCATCCGCTACGTGGTCGATCCGGGCCTGGCCCGGGTCAAGCGCTACAGCCCGCGCGGCAAGCTCGACCGCCTGCATATCGAGCCGGTGTCGCAGGCCAGCGCCGACCAGCGCAAAGGCCGTTGCGGCCGCATCAGCGAAGGCACCTGCTACCGCCTCTACAGCGAGGCCGATTTCGAATCGCGCTCGCGCTACACCGACCCGGAAATCCGCCGCGCCGCACTGGCCGGCGTCATCCTGCGCATGCTCTCGCTGGGCCTGGGCAGCGTCGACGGCCGCACCTCGAAGCGCGGCGCCGCGGACGATGCGGGCGGCGCGGCGCGCATCATCGAGGACTTCCCGTTCCTGGAGCCGCCCGACGGCCGCGCCATCGCCGACGGCTGGCAGCAGCTGACCGAACTGGGCGCGGTGGACGAACAACGCCGGCTCACCGCGATCGGCCGCAGCATGGCGCGGCTTCCGGTGGACGTGAAGCTGGCGCGCATGCTGGTGGCGGCCCAGGCCCACGGCTGCCTGCGCGAGATGATCGCGATCGCCGCTTTTCTCGGCATCCAGGACCCACGCGAGCGCCCGTCAGACCAGCGTGGTGCGGCCGACGCGGCGCATGCCGAGTTCGCCGATCCGCGTTCTGAATTCATCGGCATCCTCAAGCTGTGGGACGCCTACCAGAGCGCGCACGAAGCGCTGACCCAGTCCAAGCTGCGCGGCTGGTGCGAGAAGCATTTCCTGGGCTTCCTGCGCATGCGCGAGTGGCGCGAGCTGCATCGCCAGCTCAAGCTGCTGTGCGAGGAACTCGGCTGGGCCAGCGGCCGCGGCGACGCGCCGTCGGCACGCGCGGCCGGCGACGCGCGCGTCCGCGATGCGCGCACCGACGCGCCGCCCGGTCATCGCCAGGGCGGCAAGGCCGCCGACGACGAGGCCTCGGCCTACGCGACCTTGCACCGCGCGCTGCTGACCGGCCTGCCCAGCCAGATCGGACAGCGTGGCGATCGCGGCGTCTACGACGGTCCGCGCGGGCGCAAATTTCAGCTGTTCCCCGGCTCGCCGCTGGCCAAGAAGCCGCCGCCGTGGGTGCTGGCCGCGACCCTGCTGGACACCGAGCGGGTGTGGTCGATGACCAACGCCGGCATCGAGCCGGACTGGGCGATCCAGGAGCTGCCGCATCTGCTCGCACGCCGTTATCACGACCCGCGCTGGGCGCGTTCGCAGGGACGCGTGGTCGGCAGCGAACAGATCAGCCTGTTCGGGCTGGTGCTGGCGCCGAAGCGGCCGGTGCATTACGGCGCCTTGTTCCCGGAAGAAAGCCGCGCGATCTTCGCCCGCGACGCCCTGGTCGCCGGCGAGATCAACACCCGCGCGGCGTTCCTGGCGCGCAACCTGGCCACGCTGGCCAAGGCGCGCGACGAGGAAGCCAAGCAGCGCCGCGCCGGTCTGGTGGTGGACGAGGACTGGATGGCGCAGTGGTACCTGGACCGGTTGCCGGCACAGGTGCACAACGCGCAGGCGCTGGACGCGTGGTACGCCAAGCTGTCCGCGCCGGAAAAGGCGGCGCTGGAATGGTCCGGCGCCGACCTGATGGTCGGCGGCGAAAGCGAGGCCACGCGGTTCCCGCCGTACCTGCAGTTGGGCAACGCGCGCCTGGCGGTGCGCTACCGCTTCGAGCCGGGCGCGCCCGACGACGGCATGACGGTCGCGGTGCCGCTGCATCTGCTCAATGCGCTGGATCCAGCGCAGTTGTCGTGGCTGGCGCCCGGTTTCGTCGCCGACAAGGCGGCGGCGTTGATCAAGTCGCTGCCCAAGATCCTGCGGCGCAACTTCGTGCCCGCACCGGATTTCGCCAAGGCCTTCCAGGAAGCGCACGCCAAGCCCGAGGCCGACGACCTGGCCGGCGCGCTCGCACGCTTCCTGCGCAAGCTGGCCGGGGTGGAGGTCGCGGCGACGGATTTCGATCCTGGCGCGATCGAAGCGCACCTGCGCATGAACCTGCGTCTGCTCGACGCCATCGACGAACGCCAGCCGGGCGGCCGCAAGAGCGAGCCCGCAGTACTGGCGGAATCGCGCGATCTGGACGAGCTGCGCGCGCGTTTCGGCGAGCGCGCCGCGCGCGCGTTCGCGGCCCGCGCCGCCGACGGCCTGGGTCAGCAGGGCCTGACCGCGTTCCCCGAGCAGCCGATCCCGGCCTCGGTGCCCGGCGCCGCCGGCGTGCCCGCGTTCCCGGCCTTGCACGACGACGGCGACACCGTGTCGCTGCGCGTGCATGCCGAGCGCGAGGCCGCCTTGCGCGCGCATCCGGGCGGCGTGCGTCGCCTGCTGACGATCGCGCTGGCCGACAAACTCAAGCAGGCGCGCAAGCAGCTGCCGGTGGCGCCCAAGACCGGCCTGCTGTACGCGGCGATCGAATCGACCGGCCCGCGCATGGACAAGTTGGCCGACGGCGGCAGCAAACGCGACGGCGACCGGCTGCGCGACGACCTGGTCGACGGCGCCCTGCGATCGCTGTTCGGCGACGACGACGAACTGCAGCAGGTGCGCGACGCGGCTGCGTTCGACGCGCGGCGCGAACAGGTGGCACGAAAGCTGTTCCCGGAGGCGATGGAGCGTTTGCGGCAGGCCGAGACCATCCTGGTCGCGGTGGCCGAGGCGCGCGCCAAGCTGGAGTCGCCGTTGATGGGCTGGGCCAGCGGGAATCTGGACGACATGCGCGCGCAACTGGCGAGCCTGACGCCGCCGGGTTTTCTGAGCCAGGTGCCGGCCGAGGCCTTGCGCGAGTATCCGCGCTATCTCAAGGCGCTGGCATTGCGCGGCGAACGTGCGCTGCGCGACCCGGTGCGCGACCAGGCGCGCATGCTGGAACTCAAGCCCTTCGCCGATGCATTGGCGGCCGCGAATTCGGCCGGCGCGGCCTCGGCGCCGGGCTGGCAGGCGCTGCGTTGGGACTTGGAGGAACTGCGCGTGTCCCTGTTCGCGCAAGAACTGGGCGTGCGCGGCGGCGTGTCGCCGAAGAAGCTGGCCAACCGGTTGGCGCAGCTGCGCGGGTAA
- a CDS encoding bifunctional (p)ppGpp synthetase/guanosine-3',5'-bis(diphosphate) 3'-pyrophosphohydrolase, which produces MNASPSVPAPVQTALAHASAAAIAGPLRQRLEEAARDPAVARDALDAPPVVAATLDALGLLGADGDTVAAALLHAYPGLAAALGTALDKQFPAVAALLDGQRAAAQVWTLHAEHDARSGHEGLRRLLLAIVRDLRVVPILLARQLARMRNADALAPDARRELAALTRDIHAPLANRLGIWQLKWELEDLAFRYLEPQTYQKIARLLDEKRGDRERYIEQVKRTLRGALAAAGLQGTEVAGRPKHIYSIWKKMQRKDVPIGELYDLRAVRVMVGDLAACYTALGVVHAQWTPIPSEFDDYIARPKRNDYRSLHTAVVGPEGKTLEVQIRTHDMHRQAELGVAAHWKYKEVGSQAADASFDRKIAWMRKLLDAHGEGGRDNGEATLAGELDTELVEDRVYVLTPKGEVIDLPTGATPLDFAYHVHTEVGHRCRGAKVDGRIVPLDHKLRSGDRVEILTAKTGEPRRDWLVAANGFLASGRSRDKVRAWFHKLDRARNEQAGRELLDKELRRLGLLNADLAPARERFNAANDAELYVQVALGDVGPHQIGRALHEHERALAAPPPPPTGTTTLAPVPRRRPSKSTDFTVEGVGNLLVQLARCCQPLPGEPIVGYLTRGRGVSVHRPGCAAFERLAAGQPQRVLPVEWGRKGSGYETDIEVLALDRKWLLKEVTNLIAQGNAHVVSIRSDVERSGARVRLRLRLRVADYGQLSTLLGKLSSLPGVEQAQRC; this is translated from the coding sequence ATGAACGCGTCGCCTTCCGTCCCCGCTCCGGTCCAGACCGCGCTGGCACACGCCTCCGCGGCAGCGATCGCCGGCCCGCTGCGGCAGCGCCTGGAGGAGGCCGCGCGCGACCCGGCGGTGGCCCGCGACGCCCTGGACGCGCCGCCGGTGGTCGCCGCCACGCTGGACGCCCTGGGCCTGCTGGGCGCCGACGGCGACACCGTCGCCGCCGCGCTGCTGCACGCCTATCCGGGCCTGGCGGCGGCGCTTGGGACCGCGCTGGACAAGCAGTTCCCGGCGGTGGCGGCGTTGCTCGACGGCCAGCGCGCCGCGGCCCAGGTCTGGACCCTGCACGCCGAGCACGACGCGCGCTCCGGCCACGAGGGCTTGCGCCGCCTGCTGCTGGCGATCGTGCGCGACCTGCGGGTGGTGCCGATCCTGCTCGCGCGCCAGCTCGCGCGCATGCGCAACGCCGATGCACTGGCCCCGGACGCGCGCCGCGAACTGGCCGCGCTGACCCGCGACATCCACGCCCCGCTGGCCAACCGCCTGGGCATCTGGCAGCTCAAGTGGGAGCTGGAGGATCTGGCGTTCCGCTACCTGGAACCGCAGACCTATCAGAAGATCGCGCGCCTGCTCGACGAAAAGCGCGGCGACCGCGAGCGCTATATCGAACAGGTCAAGCGCACCCTGCGCGGCGCCTTGGCCGCGGCCGGGCTGCAGGGCACCGAAGTCGCCGGCCGGCCCAAGCACATCTACAGCATCTGGAAGAAGATGCAGCGCAAGGACGTGCCGATCGGCGAACTCTACGACCTGCGCGCGGTGCGCGTCATGGTCGGGGACCTGGCGGCGTGCTACACCGCGCTGGGCGTGGTGCATGCGCAGTGGACGCCGATCCCCAGCGAGTTCGACGACTACATCGCGCGGCCCAAGCGCAACGATTACCGCTCCCTGCACACCGCCGTGGTCGGGCCGGAAGGCAAGACCCTGGAAGTGCAGATTCGCACCCACGACATGCACCGCCAGGCCGAACTGGGCGTGGCCGCGCACTGGAAGTACAAAGAGGTCGGCAGCCAGGCCGCCGATGCCTCGTTCGACCGCAAGATCGCCTGGATGCGCAAGCTGCTCGACGCCCACGGCGAGGGCGGTCGCGACAACGGCGAGGCCACCCTGGCCGGCGAGCTGGACACCGAGCTGGTCGAGGACCGGGTCTACGTGCTCACGCCCAAGGGCGAGGTGATCGACCTGCCGACCGGGGCCACGCCGCTGGACTTCGCCTATCACGTGCACACCGAGGTCGGGCACCGCTGCCGCGGCGCCAAGGTCGACGGCCGCATCGTGCCGCTGGACCACAAGCTGCGCAGCGGCGACCGCGTCGAGATCCTCACCGCCAAGACCGGCGAGCCGCGCCGCGACTGGCTGGTCGCGGCCAACGGCTTCCTCGCCAGCGGCCGCTCGCGCGACAAGGTGCGCGCCTGGTTCCACAAGCTCGATCGCGCGCGCAACGAACAGGCCGGGCGCGAGCTGCTGGATAAGGAACTGCGTCGCCTGGGCCTGCTCAACGCCGACCTGGCGCCGGCGCGCGAACGTTTCAACGCCGCCAACGACGCCGAGCTGTACGTGCAGGTCGCCTTGGGCGACGTCGGGCCGCACCAGATCGGACGCGCCTTGCACGAGCACGAGCGCGCGCTGGCCGCGCCGCCGCCGCCGCCGACCGGCACCACCACCTTGGCGCCGGTGCCGCGGCGCCGGCCCAGCAAGAGCACCGATTTCACCGTCGAGGGCGTGGGCAATCTGCTGGTGCAGCTGGCGCGTTGCTGCCAACCGCTGCCGGGCGAACCCATCGTCGGCTACCTCACCCGCGGCCGCGGCGTCAGCGTGCACCGGCCGGGTTGCGCGGCGTTCGAGCGCCTGGCCGCCGGCCAGCCGCAGCGCGTGCTGCCGGTGGAGTGGGGGCGCAAGGGCAGCGGCTACGAAACCGACATCGAGGTGCTGGCGCTGGACCGCAAATGGCTGCTGAAGGAAGTCACCAACCTGATCGCGCAGGGCAATGCCCACGTGGTCAGCATCCGCAGCGACGTCGAGCGCAGCGGCGCGCGCGTGCGGCTGCGTCTGCGCCTGCGCGTGGCCGACTACGGCCAGCTGTCGACCCTGCTGGGCAAGCTGTCCTCGTTGCCCGGCGTGGAGCAGGCGCAGCGTTGCTGA
- a CDS encoding glycosyltransferase, with translation MAMSWTDLRFMLDRGMGLARRGLISLRTRGLAASWQRVQRQFRRLPGVERATLWLPPDQAFAPFALPTSDRPRASVVIPVYNQFAHTLACLRALAARPPQAAFEVIVVDDGSSDATEASLGQVAGLRYHRRAQNGGFIAACNDGAAMARGEYVVFLNNDTIPQPGWLDVLLATFDEQADVGLVGAQLVYPDGRLQEAGGIVFDDASGWNYGRFDAPDHPRYAFLRDADYCSGAAIALPTALFARLGRFDTRYAPAYYEDTDLAFAVRAAGLRVIYQPKSRVVHCEGITAGTDTGSGVKAYQVRNRGVFADKWRDVLGAQWPANTPAERAAFARGRRCVLIVDALVPQPDRDSGSLRLVNLMRLLLEEGAHVVFMPANRANDGRYTEDLQRMGVEVWYAPHAQRAPAWLREHGPRFDTVMVCRHYVLRELLPLLRKHAPQARLVFDTVDLHYLRERRGAEVAGDAALARTAEATRKLELDVIARSDATFVVSEVERSLLAQDAPRAQVDILSNLHRVAGAGRSFEQRHDLVFVGGFRHPPNVDAVLWFATEVFPLIRAELPELRFHCIGADAPPEIAALAAQPGIDIHGHVPDLDPYMDGARIAVAPLRYGAGVKGKVNLSMAHGQPVVATRCAVEGMHLRDGEDALVADDAAGYAQAVVRLYRDPELWQRLSENGLRNVATHFSLDAAREVVRRVLLHGG, from the coding sequence ATGGCGATGAGTTGGACCGATCTTCGGTTTATGTTGGACCGGGGAATGGGCCTGGCTCGACGCGGTCTGATCAGCCTGCGCACTCGCGGCCTCGCCGCGTCCTGGCAACGCGTGCAGCGCCAGTTCCGGCGCCTGCCCGGGGTCGAGCGCGCCACCCTGTGGCTGCCGCCGGACCAGGCCTTCGCCCCGTTCGCCCTGCCGACCTCGGACCGCCCGCGCGCCAGCGTGGTGATCCCGGTCTACAACCAGTTCGCCCACACTCTGGCCTGCCTGCGCGCGCTCGCCGCGCGTCCGCCGCAGGCCGCGTTCGAAGTGATCGTGGTCGACGACGGCAGCTCCGACGCCACCGAGGCCTCGCTGGGCCAGGTCGCGGGCCTGCGCTACCACCGCCGCGCCCAGAACGGCGGTTTCATCGCCGCCTGCAACGACGGCGCGGCGATGGCGCGCGGCGAGTACGTGGTCTTCCTCAACAACGACACCATCCCGCAGCCGGGCTGGCTGGACGTGCTGCTGGCCACCTTCGACGAGCAGGCCGATGTCGGCCTGGTCGGCGCGCAGCTGGTGTACCCCGACGGCCGCCTGCAGGAAGCCGGCGGCATCGTGTTCGACGACGCCAGCGGCTGGAACTACGGCCGCTTCGATGCGCCCGACCATCCGCGCTATGCCTTCCTGCGCGACGCCGACTACTGTTCGGGCGCGGCGATCGCGCTGCCGACGGCGCTGTTCGCGCGCCTGGGTCGCTTCGACACCCGTTATGCGCCGGCCTACTACGAGGACACCGACCTCGCCTTCGCGGTGCGCGCGGCCGGCCTGCGCGTGATCTACCAGCCCAAGTCGCGGGTGGTGCATTGCGAGGGCATCACCGCCGGCACCGACACCGGTTCGGGGGTGAAGGCCTACCAGGTGCGCAACCGCGGCGTGTTTGCCGACAAGTGGCGCGACGTGCTCGGCGCGCAGTGGCCGGCGAACACGCCGGCCGAACGCGCCGCGTTCGCGCGCGGCCGGCGCTGCGTGCTGATCGTCGACGCGCTGGTGCCGCAACCGGATCGCGACTCGGGCTCGCTGCGCCTGGTCAATCTGATGCGCCTGCTGCTGGAGGAAGGCGCGCACGTGGTGTTCATGCCGGCCAATCGCGCCAACGACGGCCGCTACACCGAAGACCTGCAGCGCATGGGCGTGGAGGTCTGGTACGCGCCGCACGCGCAGCGCGCGCCGGCCTGGCTGCGCGAGCACGGTCCGCGCTTCGACACCGTCATGGTCTGCCGCCACTACGTGCTGCGCGAACTGCTGCCGCTGCTGCGCAAGCACGCGCCGCAGGCGCGGCTGGTGTTCGACACGGTCGATCTGCACTACCTGCGCGAGCGCCGCGGCGCCGAAGTCGCCGGCGACGCCGCGCTGGCGCGCACGGCCGAGGCCACGCGCAAGCTCGAACTGGACGTGATCGCGCGTTCGGACGCGACCTTCGTGGTCAGCGAAGTCGAACGCAGCCTGCTGGCCCAGGACGCGCCGCGGGCGCAGGTCGACATCCTGTCCAACCTGCATCGCGTCGCCGGCGCCGGCCGCAGTTTCGAGCAACGCCACGACCTGGTCTTCGTCGGCGGATTCCGCCACCCGCCGAACGTGGATGCGGTGCTGTGGTTCGCGACCGAGGTGTTTCCGCTGATCCGCGCCGAACTGCCCGAGCTGCGCTTCCACTGCATCGGCGCCGACGCGCCGCCGGAGATCGCCGCGCTGGCGGCGCAGCCGGGTATCGACATCCACGGCCATGTGCCCGACCTGGACCCGTACATGGACGGCGCGCGCATCGCGGTGGCGCCGCTGCGCTACGGCGCCGGCGTCAAGGGCAAGGTCAACCTGAGCATGGCCCACGGCCAGCCGGTGGTGGCCACGCGCTGCGCGGTCGAGGGCATGCATCTGCGCGACGGCGAGGACGCGCTGGTGGCCGACGACGCCGCCGGCTACGCGCAGGCGGTGGTGCGTTTGTATCGCGACCCCGAGCTTTGGCAGCGCCTGTCCGAGAACGGCCTGCGCAACGTCGCCACGCATTTCTCGCTGGATGCGGCGCGCGAGGTGGTGCGCCGGGTGTTGTTGCACGGGGGCTGA
- the mrcB gene encoding penicillin-binding protein 1B, with product MDYDEDDSSDDSRSHDGGAPTWRRRLVTWTLAAVGLGLGFLIPYTLYLNHEVGQRFGQLRWQIPTRVYARPLELTPGLTLDAGTLKTELDASAYRDDGAGARAGTYAREGGRWSISSRGYNDVDGAIAGRRIEVVLSGGRVASLRDAASKKSLKLARLDPARIATLYGQKQEERRLVRIEDVPELLVTGLQAVEDRDFNSHFGIDISGMIRAAFKTATGTRQGASTLTQQLARSGLLGIGQEQTPTRKAKEILYALLIEARYDKRTILEAYFNQVYLGQRGSQAIHGVAAGAEFWFGRDLRDLSTEQIALLIGIVKGPSYYDPRRNPERALDRRNFVLGEMHETQLIDDAEYQRALKTPLGITKTPGSTAANRFPAYVDLIRRQLARDYPADALAGAGLSVMSGMAPSAQAQAEGAVARTLKSLDNKRRPPLNTGLVMTDVHNGEVVAVVGSREFTQHGFNRAVEAQRPVGSLLKPFVYLLALAQPGKYSLASYVDDSPVTVTLGKGKRWSPGNSDGRSHGTVRLIDALAQSYNQATVRVGMQVAPERLGGLIKTLAGIEATPNPSLILGSVDQSPYAMAQLYQFLASGGEIQPLHAVRGVLDANGRAVNRYDKEPAPAQEGDAIAARLITIALQHAVTSGTGRQLIGDGLGRLSPAGKTGTSNDGRDSWFAGWTGDHLAVIWVGNDQNKETGLYGGTGAMRVWSAIFSRLPSAPLQVGDKGIDWQFIVNQNTTDPGCASARRFAFVAGFAPDYAPCPMPQAEPEEESGGGWRDWFGIGKRDDEPAQAEPAPQQEQ from the coding sequence ATCGATTACGACGAAGACGACAGTTCCGACGACTCCCGGTCGCACGACGGCGGCGCTCCGACCTGGCGGCGGCGCCTGGTCACCTGGACCCTGGCCGCGGTCGGCCTGGGCCTGGGTTTCCTGATCCCGTATACGCTTTACCTCAATCACGAGGTCGGGCAGCGCTTCGGCCAGTTGCGCTGGCAGATCCCCACGCGCGTCTACGCGCGTCCGCTGGAACTGACTCCCGGCTTAACCCTGGACGCGGGCACGCTCAAGACCGAGCTGGACGCCTCGGCCTACCGCGACGACGGCGCCGGCGCGCGCGCGGGCACCTACGCCCGCGAGGGCGGGCGCTGGTCGATCTCCAGCCGCGGCTACAACGACGTCGACGGCGCGATCGCCGGACGCCGCATCGAGGTGGTGCTGTCCGGCGGACGCGTGGCCAGCCTGCGCGACGCGGCCAGCAAGAAATCGCTGAAGCTCGCGCGCCTGGACCCGGCGCGCATCGCCACCCTGTACGGCCAGAAGCAGGAAGAGCGCCGGCTGGTCCGCATCGAGGACGTGCCCGAGCTGCTGGTCACCGGCCTGCAGGCGGTCGAGGACCGCGATTTCAACAGCCATTTCGGCATCGACATCTCCGGCATGATCCGCGCGGCGTTCAAGACCGCCACCGGCACGCGCCAGGGCGCGAGTACGCTGACCCAGCAGTTGGCGCGCAGCGGCCTGCTCGGCATCGGCCAGGAGCAGACCCCGACCCGCAAGGCCAAGGAAATCCTGTACGCGCTGCTGATCGAGGCGCGTTACGACAAGCGCACCATCCTGGAGGCCTACTTCAACCAGGTGTACCTGGGCCAGCGCGGTTCTCAGGCGATCCACGGCGTCGCCGCCGGCGCCGAGTTCTGGTTCGGCCGCGACCTGCGCGATCTGAGCACCGAGCAAATCGCGCTGCTGATCGGCATCGTCAAGGGGCCGTCGTACTACGACCCGCGCCGCAATCCAGAGCGCGCGCTGGACCGGCGCAATTTCGTGCTCGGCGAGATGCACGAAACCCAGCTCATCGACGACGCCGAATACCAGCGTGCGTTGAAGACGCCGCTGGGCATCACCAAGACCCCCGGCAGCACCGCCGCCAACCGTTTCCCGGCCTACGTCGACCTGATCCGCCGCCAGCTGGCGCGCGACTATCCGGCCGACGCGCTGGCCGGCGCCGGCCTGAGCGTGATGAGCGGCATGGCGCCGTCGGCGCAGGCGCAGGCCGAAGGCGCGGTCGCGCGCACGCTCAAGAGCCTGGACAACAAGCGCCGTCCGCCGCTCAACACCGGTCTGGTGATGACCGACGTGCACAACGGCGAAGTGGTGGCCGTGGTCGGCAGCCGCGAGTTCACCCAGCACGGGTTCAACCGCGCGGTCGAGGCGCAGCGTCCGGTGGGCTCGCTGCTCAAGCCCTTCGTGTACCTGCTGGCGCTGGCGCAGCCGGGCAAGTACTCGCTGGCCAGCTACGTCGACGATTCACCGGTCACCGTCACCCTGGGCAAGGGCAAGCGCTGGTCGCCCGGCAATTCCGACGGCCGCAGCCACGGCACCGTGCGTCTGATCGATGCGCTGGCGCAGTCCTACAACCAGGCCACGGTGCGCGTGGGCATGCAGGTCGCGCCCGAACGCCTGGGCGGCCTGATCAAGACCCTGGCCGGCATCGAGGCCACGCCCAATCCTTCGCTGATCCTGGGCTCGGTCGACCAGAGCCCGTACGCGATGGCGCAGCTGTACCAGTTCCTGGCCTCCGGCGGCGAAATCCAGCCGCTGCACGCGGTGCGCGGCGTGCTCGACGCCAACGGCCGCGCGGTCAACCGCTACGACAAGGAACCCGCGCCGGCGCAGGAAGGCGACGCGATCGCCGCGCGCCTGATCACCATCGCCCTGCAGCACGCGGTGACCAGCGGCACCGGCCGCCAGCTGATCGGCGACGGCCTCGGCCGTCTGTCGCCGGCCGGCAAGACCGGCACCAGCAACGACGGCCGCGACAGCTGGTTCGCCGGCTGGACCGGCGACCACCTGGCGGTGATCTGGGTCGGCAACGACCAGAACAAGGAAACCGGCCTGTACGGCGGTACCGGCGCGATGCGGGTGTGGTCGGCGATCTTCTCGCGCCTGCCCAGCGCGCCGTTGCAGGTCGGCGACAAGGGCATCGACTGGCAGTTCATCGTCAACCAGAACACCACCGATCCGGGCTGCGCCAGCGCGCGCCGCTTCGCCTTCGTCGCCGGGTTCGCGCCCGACTACGCGCCGTGCCCGATGCCGCAGGCCGAGCCGGAAGAAGAGAGCGGCGGCGGCTGGCGCGACTGGTTCGGTATCGGCAAGCGCGACGACGAGCCGGCTCAGGCCGAGCCGGCGCCGCAGCAGGAGCAGTGA